In one window of Tachypleus tridentatus isolate NWPU-2018 chromosome 2, ASM421037v1, whole genome shotgun sequence DNA:
- the LOC143235990 gene encoding uncharacterized protein LOC143235990, which translates to MPLIPECEKKVATKNVKKTKTNILRKQKVTKRTTLETIYENNLEESNTLRGTPASKQRKSVEEYIQRPLSDRHVNNYDELIIVKPNSKQGHLNVVILIENSDSQDTFIIGKDRKPT; encoded by the exons atgccactgatccCTGAATGTGAGAAGAAGGTAGCTACAAAGAAtgttaagaagacaaaaactaatatactaagaaaacaaaaagtgacCAAACGAACAACCTTGGAGACGATATATGAAAACAACCTAGAAGAAAGTAATACTTTG AGAGGAACACCAgcatcaaaacaaagaaaatctgtCGAAGAATATATCCAGCGACCTCTGTCTGATAGACATGTGAACAATTATGATGAACTAATTATCGTTAAACCAAACAGTAAACAAGGACATCTCAACGTTGTTATTCTCATTGAGAATTCTGACAGCCAAGACACGTTTATCATTGGAAAAGATCGAAAACCAAcctga